The Theobroma cacao cultivar B97-61/B2 chromosome 2, Criollo_cocoa_genome_V2, whole genome shotgun sequence genome includes the window TGAACTGATGATAAAAGACCCAAAAGGTCACTACTGATggacaaagaaaaaatcaCTAATTGGATAGCATATAATAACATTGATACCTATCACAATAGAAGGATTTCATGAAGTTGAAAGATAAAATGATATACAAAGGTTAAGAAAGTCAGTATGTGCACAGATAAGAATTTTGGAAAGTGAACGTGAACAACAAAACAGTAGAAGGATTTAACTAATGGAGTCGTTTGAAGTTGCCAAAGACAATTCAGGTTAAGCTGTTATGTGCTATTAGACAGATGACAAATGGAGAAAGTAAAACAGAGGGGATAAATCGTGATGAGGCAATTGAAAACAGCGCTATGCCACGTGgatcaacataatatttattgCCTGATTTAAGTATGAAGGCCAGAAATTTATCTAGATAATTCTGTACAACACAAATAAGAACCTTTTGAATCTGGTCATCAGTTTCACAGTTTTTGAGCCAACTTGTAAGCTACCCATTTTTAAGTTGCTATAACAACTACTACTGATAAAAAGGAACTAGAAAGACAAACCATTTTTCTTTGTCCTCAAGCATCGGGGCTGGCTCAATCGATATCATAAACAATACCTATTGCAGACAACAGGTATGTTATCCTTCCAAGACTGATTGAGAATGATGGGGAAAAAACCATCATAAAAACAACATTAATAAGAAAGGTTTGAGGATCCAGAAATATCGAAcatgatattttatatatgcCACAACAGTCCATAACAGAAGTACTGTCAATTAGGGTATATGCATTTTCCTGTAAGCTACCAAACACTCATTTTCAGCTGCAAAATTTAGCACAACAAACAGAGCCCGAGTTTTCACACTTTATCCTGCACCCACATGCCTATAACTGGAAGTAAGAGGTCCTCAGAGAACCAACAGAGGTCCATTTGAATCAATTTATAACAATAACTGGGTGCCACAAGTGAAATCCATGCTCACATTCTATGACTGTCAAAAACCAACTGTTTCAAGAGATTTAAATCAAGCAGAGTATAAATATAACCCCAAAATGCTCAATAATTTACTCAAGGGACTAAAGCAAAATAAAGAATCTATCGTCAATTTACTGACTTGAAAAAAGTAGTGGTAGTATGTAACAAATAGGTAGCCACCACACAGATATATTAAAAACAATCCTCTGAGGTTCAATTTTACAAGGTAACTATAGATCAAAAGCCAGAGTGCAGAACAACAATGGCCAAAGAATTGCATATTTATCAAAGGCATTGGATCTATACAATATAGCCATATATCATACTGAAGGCTACTCTTTTGACCCTGAATAAGGCTGAGTTGCCTTATATGTACCATTTCAGAGGATCCATTCCCAGGGGCACTAATTTTGAAGCCATCCTATCCTATACTACTAATCATGAGTTAATGTCTTTATCAAGGAGATGTAATTCACATCGAGAGTAGTTGTGGCAGGATGCGCATATGGTCATgctgaaaacaagaaaaatatcaaagtttaaatacttcatatcatgcactTACTCTCATTGGATGCACTGCTGATCTTGGAGGAAGTCCctgaaaagaaaatcaaatatgtaaaGAAGATGTCAAGGGTGCTTATCGCTGAGTTTCATTCACCTTCAATATTTCTTTCTCAAAAGTCATTCAATAGAGACAAGCCtcaaattttacaaataaGAGATACAACAACTATTAATTGGGAGTTTCCCTTATTTTGTCCTCAATGGGTGTGAGCCCCACCTTTTCAGTCCTAAGAATAGGAGCTAACAATAAAAACAGTTTATCAAAAATTACTTGGATGACCAATAGGTTCAATTTAAGTTACAAGTAACGAACCCAACAAGGccaaatttcttcttttagaATTGCAAAGAGAACCAATAAGATGCCCATTTCCAGCTTGTGCTGGGAGCTGCAGAGCCAGTAACAGAATAAATAGAAATACCTCTGCCATTTCAACTGCAGATACACCAAGTGCCCACACATCCACCTGGAAGTAAATATTTAGAATGTAAAAGGAAGTTAGACAACAAACAACTTTACCATTTCACATCAAATCCTTTCTATAAGAATCCAATCAACGTTCTACACTaacattttcattaataattaCTAGCAAGAAAAACTTTGTTTAAATATTCTGACAACACCCAGCCTTCTACAGGTTTTCATGAAATTTGGgtttttacttattatttctcttgctttttaaattttacaaatttgtTTTACTTACTTCGTGCAATTCCAAACTTCCAaacttttagtcattcttaTGCATCTATATAAGTGAAATACCCCTAACAAACAAAACAGTGCAAGAAGGCATGACATGATCTTCCCAAAAAGCCCCCTCCTCCAAGTACCAAGATATCACTTTAGTGTCATACTTCAGGATTAGACTACGGCACTAAATAGCAAAGTAATTTATGCTTTTTGTTTTCACaagacaacaaaaaaaaaagtattattattactGCTGAGGCCTGCTTTCACACAAAGTATTATTATTGCTTCACCAAAAATTATAGTTTATGGAAAAGTTCATGCAACTGCCAACCAACACATCTGGCAATGGATCAAAGAACGTCAATGTCAACATGCAAATTATCCATTCCCCAGATCTATCactaaaaagaaatagaaaaaggaaatatgacaagtgttaaagagaaaaattaaaagaagatCAAATCCATGCAAATTAAGGAATATGATACCTTTCCATCATAGCGGCTTTCCTGAATAACTTCTGGAGCCATCCAATGTGGAGTGCCAATaaactgaaaataaaaaaagaataatatcaTGAAAACACTTCCACTAATTGAGAACAaacaaattatcaaattaaatatatgataTCTGTGATGCAAGCCAAGATATACATCAATGTCAACTAATATGGAGGTAAACCTTtcaatatatacatatatatatatatatatacacacacacaagaAGGAGGtgaaagataattaattactacagcagagcaaaaaaaaacccactaaATGAGCTTCAGCACTCATCTACTGGATAGATATCCCCGCTTCCAGAAAAGTACCACTCACCATAAGAGTCTTTAATAACAGAAATTCAGGGAGTTTTTGGTATGCTCATTATGTATAATCTCTTGCACTTGAAACACTGGCTGATGAGTAAACTAGAAGCAGGCTTGCCTTGATTGGTATATTTAACATGATATCTAAAGAGCTGATCTTGTAAACAATTTATTCACCTCAGCACCTTGACATTTGTAAGAAACTGTAGGATGATATTGATTTCAGTTAAGTCATTCAGAAAATTCTTCAGGAGGTTTTCTAGCCTTGATAAACCCATTAACCAAGATAAATCCCAGAACCTTCATCAAAATATCTATCTTATGCTCAAATGAAGTGAACAGTTGGACACATTGCAAAGTAGTTACAATACTACATACCGTATTGCGCTTTGACATGGTCCTTGTAAGCTGTGCTGCTACCCCAAAATCACCTGTtcaatcatcatcatcaaaataacaCCAGATTCACAGATCAGCAAGTTGTCAAGAAGGACAAACCAAAAAGTAATACGTTATTAAGCCCAGATCACATAAGTCCTTTCCCCTTCAATTTATCTCAAACATTCTTGACTATCTTCAAGGTATCTCTATGTCACTACCTAAGTCTGCTTAGGATGCACCAAATGAGAAACACTCTTGTTTCTACTGCATTGCCTTGTATATGAAGGAAGGGACTGACACGAAAATTGTGTTTCTAGGATACTTTCTTTGGTAAACACTATGGATCCAAGTGGACAAGATAGAAACTTCATTATGATGGAAATAACTGTCAAGTGCAACAAACTAGCTACCAACCCTACCAAATGGCAACAATATTAAGATGGATGCACCAATTTCAAGAATATTAACTTCCTAGTACAACTGATTTCGATTagataaatgaataaaaaggGTACTCACCCAACTTGACCTCTCCTTGTTCAGTTAACAAGATATTACCACCCTTAATATCTCTATGCACTTTGAAAATTGAGTGCAAATACTCAAGGCCCTGCTTgagaagaaattgaaagaaacaaaTTGTTAATTAGAAAGTGGAAAAATATTAGACAATGCATAAACATCCCTATGAGATAGCTTGCTAGGCTTCAGTTATTAATTTTTGGGGCCCAGCCCTAAGAAGCACATCTGACAAGAAATAAGAATACAGCCATCCACATGCGAACACGAATTGGTCTAGCATGCAAATGCTATTGATAACATATGACCATTGAACATCAAGCATGACAGACAAATTGACatagaaaaaatgaaactaTGTAAATTAGGCTTCAGTGCATTAAGTTCCATGAGTCCAGAATTTTCGGTTAATTCAATTACCGACCAAATTAACCAATCTAATTtggttaataaattaattggtcGATACTTGATTTTCAGtagattcaattaatttttgaacCAAATTTGGTTAATTTGGTTATAAGAATTTCTTAACTGAAATGACAGTTTGCTCACCATAATCGGTGGCAATTTCTTATGAAGTGAATTTAAATAAGAAGTAGATATCTATCTTGACATAATGTCTGAAAGGAAGAATGTCACTTAGGTTATCTACATGCTCTAAAAGAAATCTCTACAATCATATGATACTAAGGTTCCCTATAACCGGTATTATTTATTTCCAACCGAATAGGCTCAATAATACCTTTAAAGCTTCCCGGCAGATATATGCTATCTGATACTCCTCTAAAGGCTCCTCCGTAACATTCATCAAATCAGCAACACTTCCACCACCACAGTATTCCATTACTATCTGCCCAAACATGGAAATAAGTTATCCCAAAACCAATTAACAGGAAGAAGTAAATGCCCCAACCAGAACAACAATTACAAACCAATGCAACATAGAAACTGAAATTAGCTCAAACTATCCTGAAACAAAATTTGATGGAGAAAAATGCACCAACCCAAAGATATTCTTCCCCTTGGTAGCTCCCAAGGTACCGGACAACATTTGGATGACTACATTGCTGCAACATCTCAATTTCACCACGAATTTCTTCATACCCTTCTTCCtacaaaaaacaaatttaagaGCTCATTCCCAATGATTTATCAGCCAGCCTCTTCGACCATATTAAACACAAACAAGAAATTCATTCGCACCCCTTCACTTAGAGAAATAACTTTGATAGCAACAAGCTCTGAAGTTCTTATATCTCTAGCCTTATAAACAGCCCCGTAAGATCCTTTACCTGCCACCCAAAACCCGATATTAGttaacatttttcctttcatttcaaTTCAACTAAAATCAGCTGAATCCCcactcattaaaaaaaaacacacagACAAACAGCTCACTaagcatttaaaaatgaaaaaaaaaaatagtatgaGTACGAGGATAATTATCATTCGATAAGCTTCAAATTAGCATAAATAAAAACTCACCGAGCTCATTGAGCAACTCATATTTAGTGGAAGGATCCTCTCTAGTAAGGCTATCGGGAATCGAACTCGACGAAACCTTACTATTTTGCAAGAACCGATTCTCTTCCCCTTGCAAAGACGCAGACGAAGTAGAtctcttttgttttccaaACCCTAGCTCTCCCATACTAGCCACCGCTCTGCTCACCACAGTCCCGCTCCCTTCCCTATCGCTCCTTACCGTCGATCTCACCACAAAAGTCCCAAACCCTTCCCCATCGCCATCCACATCCTCCTCATCATCATCGTCCATTTCCTCTCTCCTTGCCATCATCGGACTCACCGCCGCCGCCGGAGGCTTAAACGAAGAAGACGTTTGACCGCGAGTGTTACGACGGCGATCGGTTTTCACGATCATGGTTCCGAAACCTCCTGCGTCTTCATCGTCGTCGACGTCAAAGTCGGTCGGACCGCCGCCTCCGCCTCCGAAGTCCTTCGGGAGACGTTTGAGGAGAGGAGGCAGGGAGGAGTCGTCTTCGTCTTCTTCATCTCCGTCCTTGTAAAGCATCGTGGCGTAAGGGTCCTGTTCACGAGGCGGGCGCGGTTTACGCTTCGATCTGGTGGAGTCGGAATCGGACTCGGATTCGGATCCGGAGTGTATGACGACGGTTGAGTAGAGCTCGGATTTGACCGCGGCTTTTCGGTTACGACGGGGCGGGTAAtccatttctttccttttccccCGCTCGGCCAGTGTGAGCGCGTGAAAGTCAGAGAGCTCAGATCAGTGAAGGCAGAATCGCAGATGACCGTCGCCTTGCGCtggaattaaaaaataaataaaaataattgtagTATTTTCCTAAGTTGGACATATGATGGCCCCACCACTTGCCATGTACTGGACTTTATATTTGGGCTTTTCTAGGTTAAAGCCCATTTTTTCAACTTGTTCAGAGTATAGCCCACTACATTGATTGGGCCTGTCATCacatcagcccattaaattcatccaaaaaaataaataactaaaaatatttttcttattaaattagacataaatatattaaaaaattaaaaataatttaatttcaatttaaaaaatagtactatttttttagagagaaaaaagtaAGGCATGTAAAAGAGCAAGATTATTTaggaaagaaaaactttttaaaagaaatgaagtttaaattgaaaaaacaccaaattagttataatttttaatgtacGTAATTAATTTAACACCAATTCGAACAATTTTCTTAATATAGATTCTACTAATTCTAGGATTATTCGTCTGACTAATACCATGTTCACATGCACACTCGTACTCTATGcacatgtatgtatatataaatgtgtatatgtatataaaatgaaaatgataacTTTACCCCATAACAGATGGACCAAGTTTAGAATTCGAATAAATGCTCATGTGAATTCGAGATATTATGTCTTAACGAGAGAGATTTGAACACTTTATCCActttaacaaatttttaacaaaaaaatccaTCTAAACCCTTGAAACATTGGTGACTCCCCATGAGATAATTAAATAACCATTAAAATacaatttgaaataaaaataaaaattcgaGTCTTATCTTTTAAACAAAAGAGACATATACTTATTATTAAGTCGGGAAATTTCAAGCTACACAGTAATTATTGTAGCCAAAGAAAGGATCTTTGAGAAATATATGCTTCCAATTCTAAGTGATTCAAGAAGAAAGGGGTCAAGGGGAAAGTTGAAAACCTTTTGACTGAAAAATGTTCTCTCATTATGCATATTGCTCCACTTTGGTTTGAAGATTTGGGTTTTGAACAAAAGGTCCAAATTCCATTATTAAAagacaaataaattaaaaaaaaatagtgatATTGGAAGAATCCCACTGATAATCCAAGGGGTTTTCATGTTACTACTACTCTTTTGATCACTTCATCaacaagataaaaaaaaaaaaaaccaaaggaatTTAAGAAGGCTGTTGGTTGGTTCTTTGTCCACAAAATTTTACAAGTAAGACAAAACCAAAAGAATTTGAGAACACGATGGGGAAGTGGCTCTTACCTACACCTTGCTCCAAGCCCCAGTGTGACCTTGACTTTGAAATGATTGGATTCCCTGCCCTTTACCAAAACAATGCAATGAGCAAAAaacgaaataaaaatatcaatatctATCAATTATGCAAAAAAAGATGTAGGGTTTATATTTAGAAAATTGTCTTACggtcttagaaaatgtaagATAATTTTCTTAGATCAACAAGTTTAATTTCcttcatattaaaattttttatatatttttcccttttaaacataaaaaaatatttaaaaactttttcgaaaaatattttcatgctTTCCGAACGGAGCAATGTTCATTCGTCaacttttcatccttttcATCCAACCAAAACCGAAAAGTTAAGTACCTTTTAGTAATGGATGATTATATGCcaccaaaaagaaaagcctACATTCTCTCTACCCCAAGATTATGGAATCACTCGTAtagaaaaatgatgatgatgggtcaAGGAATACCATAAACATTGAGCCTCATTTTGAACTCAATTCCATTTTCAAACCAACCAGAATCAATACTTTGCAGTTCCAAAAGGCAACTTAGCCCCATTACTTGATACTGATATGCCCTAAGCTTAGGTTGTTAAAGCTCTCTCGATGATATGCTGCTGCAGCAGTGATTACCCAGCCGAATGCTTTCGGGTTTCATGGTGTTAAGCTAGGCTGGCTAGCTATGGCTAAATTCTAAAGCCCTAAGCAGGTAGCTAGCTAGTGATTATCATCTGCAGTAGCCCACAGTttcttaatgctttttttTCTGGTATGATTTAGAAAGAATGAAATGATCTAGCACAGCTGGGGTGTGAAACTTTCGGCACAAGGAGTTGCTTCGAGGGGTCCACTTTCAATACGGATGCCTAGATTTATCCATGCCAAAGCCCTTGTTCATGCCCCTCATGCTGCTGGTTCTGGTCCAAATTATTGCTATAGAGAGTAGAAACACAGGGTctgatgatgataatgatgcATTTTTTCTAGAACAAATGATTGATGGGGATGCATGTATCAACCAACATATGCCACGACATGCACACTtatgaaagattttttttttccttctttccaAACAGCATCATTTCATGCGTTAATCATAATCTATGCATACTAATAGGCTGTACTGATAAACTGATGATAGTTGATGACAAATGATTGATGGGATGTTTGCATGCATGCATCAATCAATAGGAGCCAGCAAGAgggtttttttcttcttaaatgACAGATATGGAATGACTATATGTAAAGTAAGGTGGAAAGATACATAGGCCATCAGAATGGCATCATAGCTAGCTAGCAATCCACAAAACtgtgaaaaacaaaattcccAATGATAATTGGTTAATGTTTTCTGGAGAGCAAATGCAAAGAGGGGAATAAAATAGAGATGAggaatcaataaaaaatgataaaaagagGGCAACTTGCATGGCTGCTTTGGCAATATAGAAAGTGTTGGTTTGGATATCCAAATCCCAATTGCATCTCCTTTACACACACGCAGACAGAAAAGAAAGGCAGGAAGCTTTTTTTACAAGGCATAAAAACCTGTGGAAGATATATTCCTTTTAAAGAATATAAACCCCCCTGTGAACCACTAATGGTCCCCATCTCACTGTTGATGTTAGGCCTTGGGGTTCTTATTCTTCAATCATATGAAAGAGTAGTACTCTAAAGTAAAGCTcccataaaaacaaaaacaaaaaacccaaaaatattttctcaaattaattattagccGATACAATTTTAATTCTTAGCCCACTTGCAAAGGAATCCCATTTCTTTTGTTgggttattttttttttcttgtttaatgCTTGTTAAAAGCAAGGTTGAGAGAGTCAAGGAATGGCCTGGAAATCTCCAAAATAGCAACTAAAAGATATCTTGAATGGTCAGTGTCTCATTCAAATGGATCTGCCTGTATATAACAATGGCTTTTGAGCATGTATGGGACAAAAGATGCACAAAAACAAGACAAAAATGGAATAAAGGTGGAGGGGGCACCATGGGATGGAAGAGATAtgggtgtttttttttttttatattaatgatGATATATAGCCAATGAAGGAAGTGATTTGTTGTGTTGAACAAGGGTTTGATATATATGGTTAAGATCTGATGAGGGAATGCAATCTGTGGAAGCACATTCCATAAGTGGGAATATATAAGGTATCCGTATTTTTGTATAGTAAATCTTAAAGGGAACCCTAAAGGTATGATACATATGCTTTGTAGTAACAATTGTAATATGTAGACAGGAAGGGACAGGGATAGGGAGATCATATTAACACTTTGCTACCTtcatctcttctttttctttgagaaAAGGAATGCATCCATCCAAGATAGATATTTATTGGTCGGTTTGATCGAAACCGACTTATTTCGAAAGATATTTTGGTTTGAATGAacgatatttttgaaatatattttataaatataaaatatattaaaaataacaaattttcaatcgattcaattataaattttgaatgcAAAAACCCGAGCGAAATAATCAAATAGATTATCCttcctaattgattaaatcaaattaatactCACCTATAAAATAGACTACTCTCTCGATCATGACCCTAGTTTGAAGCCATTAGCTTAAAGCCTtcaaacataataatttgGTTATTACGAAGAAAAGGTCTTTGTTTGCCTAAGCATAGTCTTCTGTTATTATATCAtggttgattaattaaatcctTATTTTTAATCCtacttatattttttgtttgtagGAAGCAAAAACAGCAAGAAGAAATGACAAATTACAAAACTAAAACCTCGAgcattttcattaataaagaattaaattaattctaaCTCGTGATTCTTCAATAATCAAAGAGTTAAATTGGAGTCTCTCAACACTAATTATATTATGAGTTAATGTATCTTTTATACTCAGAGTCAGAActcatttatttgttttagcAACCATGTATAGTAAGCGCCAGAAATGGTCATGACCAAGGTGACAGATTACCACTGTCTGTTGCATGCTTCCAACAGTAATAATATACTTAATTTTGTTTGCATGgcttgaaatgcaagtttttctcttctctcctTTTCCACAATTTGCTTGAAAGTTAAACCACTTCCTTATTGGCTCTGCCAAGATTCTCACAAAACTGGTTATACTGATTATCTTTTTGCTAGTTATGCAAGCAGAAGCAATGGGGGTATCATCATATCTTTTAAGTAATCTTTCTCGAAAATTAAAACTTCAATgagctgctgctgctgctttTGACAGATTGAAGTGGGTATACATTCAATGGCTATCATCATATGGAACTTCTGGGAACATGAAATAGTAACATAGAAAGTACATGTACATAAGGCTGTGAACAAGGGCAACGATCGACAAGCTTTGTACAATGGCATAAGATGTTCATTACTGCATCCATTGTTTCTTTTcagaacatatatataatgcCATAAACACAAGCTAAGAGTCATGACAACATCTTACAAAGGATAACATGCTGGCTAAGACTACTGATGTTGCTGCAATCTTAAACCATGCACCCAAAATCCTACCACATCTTTTTTCAAAAGTTCAGTTCACCAGAAACTATCAGAGCCACAAAGAAAAACCCTATTCCTAACTGAAAACGAACATAGAATTTAAACCAAGCCAAAACCAACCAGCCACCTAGAAAGAGTTTCAAGCAACCCTAGGTATAGCCTTGCAAACCAGAGGGTTCTTCATCTCCATGGAGAGTTTCAAATGTTCAGTCAAGTCCACATCCCCATCCTGACAGGGAACCCATTTGAAAGCTTGAAGTAACTGAGCCAACCAGATATGAACAGTCACCAAACCCATGGCTTTCCCTGGGCAAACCCTCCTACCGGAACCAAAAGGAGCCAACCTAAGATCAGACCCCATGATGCTCACATCTGCTTCCAGGAAACGCTCTGGCTTGAACTTTTCTGGCTCTGCCCACACTTCTTCATTATGAGTTATTGCCCACATGTTCACCATTGCTGTTGTGCCTGCTGGAACAAAATTATCACCAACGTGAACATCATGGATGGCCAGGCGAGCCCATGAGAGAAGGGGCCCTGGTGGATGCATCCTAAGAGTTTCCTTCACAATGGCTTGAAGATAAGGCAGATTTGGAACGTCAGAATCTGACACCTGCTTTGTGTTGCCAACAACAGCATCAATCTCAGCTTGAACCTTTGATTGGATTTCTGGGTGCAAAACCATTCTAGCTAGAATCCATTCTATCAAGATTGCCACAGTATCAGTACCCCTGAATATCATCTCCTGCGAAACCATGCAATATAAGTGTTGAATAGGTAAAGCAACAAAATAAAGCACAAAAACTAAGCAGTTAAAAGTTAAGTATAGAATGAAGTAGCATACCCATAAAACAGCAATCATATCGGAGTCATTGAGTTTCTCATGCTTCTCCCAATCAAGTAACACATCAACAAAGTCACCAACTTCACTACCATCATCTTCCAAGTCCCCATTAACCCTTTTCAGCCTATGCTCTTCTATTATCTTCCCGACAAAGACGTTAACTTTTGCAACCAATTTCCTACATCTTGTCCTTACTCCTTGCAAGTCTAGCCAGcacagaaaaggaaaatgatcaCTCCAGTTAAATATCCCCAACAACTCGTACCCCTCACTCACAAGATCCTCAAGCTCTAACCCTTCTCCAGTCATCTCAAAGTCATACTTTTTACCAAACACAGTCGCCATCACATTGTTCAAAGACGAAAAATGAAGCACCTTTTTGACCAAAACCTCACCTTTTGCTTCCATTAAACACCGGACCTCTTCCACCAGCTTGACACCAATTTCTTGTCTAAATCCTGCAAAGCCAGCAATCCTCTTGGGACTAAATAAATGGGTGGCTGAGATTCTTCTCAAATTCCTCCAATACTCTCCATATGGAGCAAAACCCATTGCCCTGTGAAACAAAAGCTCAAAGGCCGACTCCTTCACTGGCCTATCAGCAAAAGCTGAGTTGTTAAGAATCTCCCTTGCAGTTTCAGCGTCACTGGAAATGATAAATCGAGTGAATCCGACAGAGAAAGCCATCAATTTCACTGCCTTAATGGTTTTAGCAAGTTTAGCAAGAACTCGATGAGGGGTGGAGCCAGTAAACACAGTGAGTAACCCGAGGAGCGGGAACCCGAGTGGACCAGGGATTGCAAAACTCGCCTTGGACCTGAAACGAGCCCATGCAAGCCCCCCTGGAGAAAGCCACAAGGCAATGATTCCAACCAAAAGAACCGCCCAAAGAAACGCTTCAAAGCTCAACGAAGGTGAGTGAAACAACAGAAAACCATATTCCAGGGTCATGTTTGACACTTGCTCTAAGACGGGTATTCAACAAAAACTGATCTTTGGCAAATGGAGAAGCAGATTTTGACTTACAGGGAAGCAACTaggaaggagaagaaatgGAGAGTTACTTGGTAAGCGCAAGAGACAGGGAGGAGAGGGACAAGTGATTAAATAGAGGAGTGGGATAGGCAGTTAAGAAGTGAAACTTGATTGACCATGgtagtaaaaaataaactaaccctgattaaaaaagataatgaAGATTTCTGCAGTACTCTCTTATAATGACAGTagtagaaaaatatattttgactTTAAGAGGTTTGCTGTGGGATGTGAAAACTGAAAACAACAATTTCAgcattttatttctaaaaggAGGAATCCATTTCGTATCGCAGCAGTATTTTACCCCATTCTGATTATGATTCCAGCCCACGCTCTCCTCTCTTTCTCCCTCCTTTATACAAAAATGCTTTTGGGAGCGAAATCTGAAGCGACGTGTATGTACGTAATGTTGACAGTAGTGTCATGGGCATACTCGATAAGATGAATCTTAGCCGTGTGATTTTGTCCAAAGATGATGATGGGGATGTACTGGAACATGTGTTGTTAGGACTGTAGCAGGGTGGGGAGGAGACTAGGGCATTGGGGCTAAGAGAGTCTTCACGTGGGTGTTTAGTGGTATCAATAGATTGA containing:
- the LOC18610232 gene encoding germinal center kinase 1 isoform X4, whose protein sequence is MDYPPRRNRKAAVKSELYSTVVIHSGSESESDSDSTRSKRKPRPPREQDPYATMLYKDGDEEDEDDSSLPPLLKRLPKDFGGGGGGPTDFDVDDDEDAGGFGTMIVKTDRRRNTRGQTSSSFKPPAAAVSPMMARREEMDDDDEEDVDGDGEGFGTFVVRSTVRSDREGSGTVVSRAVASMGELGFGKQKRSTSSASLQGEENRFLQNSKVSSSSIPDSLTREDPSTKYELLNELGKGSYGAVYKARDIRTSELVAIKVISLSEGEEGYEEIRGEIEMLQQCSHPNVVRYLGSYQGEEYLWIVMEYCGGGSVADLMNVTEEPLEEYQIAYICREALKGLEYLHSIFKVHRDIKGGNILLTEQGEVKLGDFGVAAQLTRTMSKRNTFIGTPHWMAPEVIQESRYDGKVDVWALGVSAVEMAEGLPPRSAVHPMRVLFMISIEPAPMLEDKEKWSLVFHDFVAKSLTKDPRLRPTASEMLKHKFIEKCKCGASVMFPKIEKAKQIRAAMVQEAQTLAPTISGVNPPEGSKLNEDYGDTVPSRPQNMGLEVANEAPATGTLKKHHILDGVKVTGEGEFGTVIVHGGDEVQKSFAQSQLQSGKAASTALEHVESTLINGTGRQLAESWVDNRRGGSANNTTMASISVPPEQKLRSDSVLQAQAEGGSEISGSTLKNETVSKKAFALQDKLFSIYAAGNTVPIPFLRATDISPIALLSDNVLGGMHQDSSGTVAVEAVQELFAGDGQSKKGRRAQNEFNMLQMPLPPSVYQRLTSSSTLMNLAHALAYHKMCYDEMPLQELKATQEQQTIQNLCDTLRTILRL
- the LOC18610232 gene encoding germinal center kinase 1 isoform X3 — translated: MDYPPRRNRKAAVKSELYSTVVIHSGSESESDSDSTRSKRKPRPPREQDPYATMLYKDGDEEDEDDSSLPPLLKRLPKDFGGGGGGPTDFDVDDDEDAGGFGTMIVKTDRRRNTRGQTSSSFKPPAAAVSPMMARREEMDDDDEEDVDGDGEGFGTFVVRSTVRSDREGSGTVVSRAVASMGELGFGKQKRSTSSASLQGEENRFLQNSKVSSSSIPDSLTREDPSTKYELLNELGKGSYGAVYKARDIRTSELVAIKVISLSEGEEGYEEIRGEIEMLQQCSHPNVVRYLGSYQGEEYLWIVMEYCGGGSVADLMNVTEEPLEEYQIAYICREALKGLEYLHSIFKVHRDIKGGNILLTEQGEVKLGDFGVAAQLTRTMSKRNTFIGTPHWMAPEVIQESRYDGKVDVWALGVSAVEMAEGLPPRSAVHPMRVLFMISIEPAPMLEDKEKWSLVFHDFVAKSLTKDPRLRPTASEMLKHKFIEKCKCGASVMFPKIEKAKQIRAAMVQEAQTLAPTISGVNPPEGSKLNEDYGDTVPSRPQNMGLEVANEAPATGTLKKHHILDGVKVTGEAGEFGTVIVHGGDEVQKSFAQSQLQSGKAASTALEHVESTLINGTGRQLAESWVDNRRGGSANNTTMASISVPPEQKLRSDSVLQAQAEGGSEISGSTLKNETVSKKAFALQDKLFSIYAAGNTVPIPFLRATDISPIALLSDNVLGGMHQDSSGTVAVEAVQELFAGDGQSKKGRRAQNEFNMLQMPLPPSVYQRLTSSSTLMNLAHALAYHKMCYDEMPLQELKATQEQQTIQNLCDTLRTILRL